The Pseudomonas allokribbensis genome has a window encoding:
- a CDS encoding LysR substrate-binding domain-containing protein has protein sequence MSAYPSIDTDVLRTFVAIADQGGFTRAGEMVNRTQSAVSMQMKRLEEDVLQRQLFERDGRQVRLTAEGQVLLGYARRILKLHSEVFNTLREPHMVGTVRIGTPDDYVMRFLPGILSRFAQFYPLIQIEVHCESTKQLLQRTDLDLSIVTREPGNEIGQLLRKERFVWAEAQNFSAHEQTPLPLAMFNSDCFCRLWACNALDAMGREYRIAYNSTSLSALMAVVSAGLAITAQLESLITPDLRILGAAEDLPLLPEASIMLIRNLNNPSPITECLAEHIVEGFKL, from the coding sequence GCGAAATGGTGAACCGCACTCAGTCGGCGGTGAGCATGCAGATGAAGCGTCTGGAAGAGGACGTGTTGCAGCGCCAGCTGTTCGAGCGCGACGGGCGTCAGGTGCGCCTCACCGCCGAAGGCCAAGTGTTGCTCGGCTACGCACGGCGCATCCTGAAATTGCACAGTGAAGTCTTCAACACCTTGCGCGAGCCGCACATGGTCGGCACGGTGCGGATCGGTACGCCGGACGATTACGTGATGCGGTTTCTGCCGGGGATCCTGTCGCGCTTCGCTCAGTTCTACCCGCTGATCCAGATCGAAGTGCATTGCGAGTCGACCAAACAGTTGCTGCAACGCACGGACCTGGATCTGTCGATCGTCACCCGCGAGCCGGGCAACGAGATTGGCCAGTTGCTGCGCAAGGAGCGCTTTGTCTGGGCCGAGGCGCAGAACTTCAGCGCCCACGAGCAGACGCCGTTGCCGCTGGCGATGTTCAACAGTGATTGTTTCTGTCGACTGTGGGCCTGCAATGCGCTGGACGCCATGGGCCGTGAATACCGGATTGCCTACAACAGCACCAGCCTGTCGGCGTTGATGGCGGTGGTGAGCGCGGGTCTGGCGATCACCGCGCAACTGGAAAGCCTGATTACCCCGGACCTGCGGATTCTCGGTGCCGCCGAAGATCTGCCGCTGTTGCCCGAAGCCAGCATCATGCTGATCCGCAATCTGAACAATCCGTCGCCGATCACCGAATGCCTGGCCGAGCACATCGTCGAAGGCTTCAAACTTTAA